The proteins below are encoded in one region of Paracoccus methylovorus:
- a CDS encoding DNA methyltransferase: protein MTGKTSTPRNLVINADCIEAMQAFGTGSVDFILTDPPYVTRFRDRQGRTVANDDNARWLRPAFAQMHRVLKEGGFCVSFYGWNKVDLFVEAWKAAGFRIVGHLVFRKRYASSARFLRYEHEQAYLLAKGDPVLPARPVPDVLDFPYTGNRLHPTQKPVAALRKLIGAFTQPGDLVLDPFSGSGSTLAAAHLLGRDWLGVELDVAHYQTAGKRMAALQERDRKAAA, encoded by the coding sequence ATGACCGGCAAGACCAGCACTCCCCGCAACCTCGTCATCAATGCCGATTGCATCGAGGCGATGCAGGCTTTCGGCACCGGCTCGGTGGATTTCATCCTGACCGATCCGCCCTATGTGACCCGGTTCCGCGACCGGCAGGGACGCACCGTCGCCAATGACGACAACGCCCGCTGGCTGCGTCCGGCCTTCGCCCAGATGCACCGGGTTCTGAAGGAGGGCGGCTTCTGCGTCAGCTTCTACGGCTGGAACAAGGTCGATCTGTTCGTGGAGGCTTGGAAGGCGGCGGGCTTCCGCATCGTCGGGCATCTGGTGTTCCGCAAGCGTTACGCCTCCTCGGCGCGGTTCCTGCGCTACGAGCACGAACAGGCCTATCTGCTGGCGAAGGGCGATCCGGTGCTGCCCGCGCGGCCCGTGCCCGATGTGCTGGATTTCCCCTATACCGGCAACAGGCTGCATCCGACGCAAAAGCCGGTGGCGGCGCTGCGCAAACTGATCGGGGCGTTCACCCAGCCCGGCGATCTAGTTCTGGACCCGTTCAGCGGCAGCGGCTCGACGCTGGCGGCGGCGCATCTGCTGGGCCGCGACTGGCTCGGGGTGGAACTGGACGTGGCGCATTACCAGACTGCCGGAAAGCGGATGGCGGCCCTGCAAGAACGGGACCGGAAGGCGGCCGCATAG
- the catB gene encoding type B chloramphenicol O-acetyltransferase translates to MDNYFESPFRGITLDQQVTNPNIEVGRYSYYSGYYHGHGFDDCARYLLPDEGADRLIIGSFCSIGSGAAFIMAGNQGHRNDWISSFPFYWMPEVPAFEGAANGYQPAGDTVICSDVWIGSEAVIMPGIRIGDGAVIGTRALVTRDVEPYAIVGGNPAKVIRKRFDDRLIGLLLDMRWWDWPDDQLKAAMPLLTSGEVEGLHRYWLKKIRAA, encoded by the coding sequence ATGGACAATTATTTCGAAAGTCCGTTCCGGGGCATCACCCTCGACCAGCAGGTCACCAATCCCAACATCGAGGTCGGCCGCTACAGCTATTATTCCGGCTATTACCACGGCCACGGCTTCGACGATTGCGCCCGATACCTGCTGCCCGACGAGGGCGCAGACCGGCTGATCATCGGCAGTTTCTGCTCGATCGGCTCGGGCGCAGCCTTCATCATGGCAGGCAATCAGGGCCACCGGAACGACTGGATCAGCAGCTTTCCCTTCTACTGGATGCCCGAGGTGCCCGCCTTCGAGGGCGCCGCGAATGGCTACCAGCCTGCAGGCGATACGGTGATCTGCAGTGATGTCTGGATCGGCTCCGAAGCGGTCATCATGCCCGGCATCCGGATCGGCGACGGCGCGGTGATCGGCACCCGCGCGCTGGTGACGCGCGACGTGGAACCCTACGCCATTGTCGGCGGCAACCCCGCGAAGGTGATCCGCAAGCGTTTCGATGACCGGCTGATCGGCCTACTGCTGGACATGCGCTGGTGGGACTGGCCGGACGACCAGTTGAAGGCGGCCATGCCGCTGTTGACCAGCGGCGAGGTGGAAGGGCTGCACAGGTATTGGCTGAAAAAGATCCGGGCCGCATGA
- a CDS encoding response regulator: MSPKDIRSSVKIAIIDDEKFKAHANLTTYGYKIQELPDIKSLDDISDFDVIICDLMGVGQNFDKSIGGASVIKEIKDNYPTKYVIAYTGARSNTPEANVAKQFSDDFIKKDDDITKLVSKLDEAIDIASDPYERWLITRQGLIDLEIDLRKILELESAYVEAIDSNDREFSEVKAILRGADLGGHAKGIIQSLIASGIWAIVFAS, from the coding sequence ATGTCCCCAAAAGATATCAGGTCATCGGTCAAAATCGCTATTATTGATGACGAGAAGTTTAAGGCCCACGCCAATCTGACAACATATGGGTACAAAATTCAAGAATTGCCGGACATTAAATCATTGGATGACATCAGTGATTTTGATGTCATCATTTGTGACTTGATGGGTGTCGGGCAAAACTTTGACAAGTCCATAGGCGGCGCCAGTGTAATTAAAGAGATAAAAGATAACTATCCAACCAAATATGTAATCGCCTATACCGGCGCTAGGTCAAATACGCCAGAAGCTAATGTGGCCAAGCAATTTTCCGACGATTTTATCAAGAAGGATGACGATATTACTAAGCTGGTTAGTAAACTTGATGAGGCTATAGATATCGCTTCGGATCCCTATGAGAGATGGCTGATCACTCGCCAAGGCTTGATTGACCTTGAGATAGACTTGCGGAAAATCCTAGAACTGGAAAGCGCTTATGTTGAGGCAATCGACTCCAATGACAGGGAGTTCTCTGAGGTTAAGGCAATATTGAGGGGGGCTGACTTGGGAGGGCACGCAAAGGGTATAATTCAGAGTCTGATAGCTTCTGGAATTTGGGCAATTGTGTTTGCGTCATAA
- a CDS encoding sensor histidine kinase, protein MLAFTSIVVSPQGEPKFHDGTIFKLPPELYDKYRIEQYLKIEKIGWSKSEFGYMTLVQVDSQGAKYIIPGLYLEDGDRPSKKFYGYKPVVSKLQVEQYLKHHLDRLSSIREASEGELTALVHDLRHLSSSIYHSAIEAERAVKENSLHETRELIKTIIASQTMLKVRIDYLDFSNSVDRFDEVEKIPVYSRVDKVIRCFRADARHKNVEIKLSGSSYRLAEGPNILDIVPYTLVENAIKYSPKNSVIAVKVQDTNSETEVSVTSLGPIIADGEEARIFERGFRGANAKNIRQNGTGLGLSVAGEVIATFTGSLSVEQSNEKLVIDDVHYASTTFHFSLPTAGEDMARKQKYEMLNRRRARKRSANIR, encoded by the coding sequence ATGCTGGCATTTACCTCTATCGTTGTTAGCCCACAGGGCGAGCCAAAGTTCCACGATGGAACGATTTTCAAGTTGCCGCCAGAGCTCTATGATAAATACAGGATTGAGCAGTATCTAAAGATTGAAAAAATAGGCTGGTCTAAGTCTGAGTTCGGCTACATGACGCTGGTTCAAGTTGACAGCCAAGGAGCTAAGTATATAATCCCAGGCCTTTACCTTGAAGATGGCGACCGGCCATCCAAGAAGTTCTATGGGTATAAGCCTGTAGTTTCGAAGCTCCAAGTGGAACAGTATTTAAAGCATCATCTCGACAGGCTTTCAAGTATTAGAGAGGCGTCAGAAGGCGAACTCACAGCATTGGTTCACGACTTGAGGCATCTATCCAGCTCAATTTATCATAGCGCGATAGAAGCAGAACGTGCTGTGAAGGAGAACTCACTGCATGAAACAAGAGAATTAATAAAGACGATAATTGCTTCTCAGACGATGCTCAAAGTGCGAATTGATTATCTGGATTTTTCGAATTCTGTAGACCGGTTTGATGAAGTTGAGAAAATACCAGTATACAGTCGAGTTGATAAAGTAATCAGGTGCTTCAGAGCGGATGCCCGTCATAAAAATGTTGAAATAAAGCTTTCCGGCAGCTCCTATAGATTGGCCGAAGGTCCAAATATTCTCGATATTGTTCCCTACACTTTGGTTGAAAACGCCATAAAATATTCACCAAAAAACTCAGTGATAGCCGTTAAAGTTCAGGATACGAATTCCGAGACTGAGGTTTCAGTGACATCGTTAGGACCGATTATTGCAGATGGTGAAGAAGCGAGGATATTCGAGCGAGGGTTTAGGGGTGCGAACGCAAAGAATATCCGGCAAAACGGGACTGGATTGGGATTGTCTGTGGCTGGTGAGGTTATTGCAACCTTCACCGGAAGCCTGAGTGTGGAGCAATCCAATGAGAAACTTGTGATTGATGATGTCCATTACGCTTCAACGACCTTCCATTTTAGCTTGCCAACTGCTGGGGAAGATATGGCGCGAAAGCAAAAGTATGAGATGCTGAATCGACGTCGCGCTCGTAAGCGTAGCGCCAATATTAGGTAG
- a CDS encoding DUF2285 domain-containing protein, giving the protein MILTAAPEGYDRPPLLDPADLPLAPVLRTSDGLHGIVTDAGGDHRLWFPQGRTRIRLAIVVPLDEDLMIRLNSIRRFHRLLTGGPVRPIPSLQALSSSERHRAILMLRAWDGAASGASRRDIAGVLFRSDFSGLSAAEWKSASERRQLARILAEARAMVGGEYLTLLREHSHRRR; this is encoded by the coding sequence CTGATCCTGACTGCGGCACCGGAAGGCTATGATCGTCCGCCGCTGCTGGATCCAGCCGATCTGCCGTTGGCGCCGGTCCTGCGGACAAGCGACGGGCTGCACGGCATTGTCACCGATGCGGGCGGCGATCATCGGCTCTGGTTTCCGCAAGGCAGGACCCGGATCCGGCTGGCGATCGTCGTCCCGCTCGACGAGGATCTGATGATCCGCCTGAACAGCATCCGGCGGTTCCATCGGCTGCTGACCGGCGGGCCGGTCCGGCCGATCCCCTCCCTGCAGGCACTGTCGTCCTCCGAACGGCACCGGGCCATCCTGATGCTGCGCGCCTGGGACGGGGCGGCATCCGGCGCCTCGCGGCGCGACATCGCCGGCGTCCTGTTCCGGTCGGATTTCAGCGGACTAAGTGCCGCCGAGTGGAAATCGGCCTCCGAGCGACGGCAGCTGGCCCGCATCCTCGCCGAGGCGCGGGCCATGGTCGGTGGGGAATACCTGACCTTGCTGCGGGAACACTCGCACCGGCGGCGCTGA
- a CDS encoding AraC family transcriptional regulator, producing MENDHLAPLKELVAHQWQAQGRETPIEGLLLTSVTAPTGPIHAVYRPSLCVVVQGAKTSMLGERAYRYDAGKCLIASMEVPIRAEITRATPDRPYLAFSLALDPATISDLLLELDGIDDTPAGAALAVHGFGPELADPLCRLLALCDRPRDIAILAPLIRREITWLLLNGPMGPALRQIGLAGSHMARIGRAIACIRESFADQLNIRQLAEVAGMSPATFHRHFKGVTAMTPVQYQKQLRLQEARRLLLSDDADVARIGYAIGYESPSQFNREYRRLFGSPPGRDGQEIRRSLTPQVGG from the coding sequence ATGGAAAACGATCATCTTGCCCCGCTCAAGGAGCTGGTGGCCCACCAGTGGCAGGCGCAGGGCCGGGAAACCCCGATCGAGGGGCTGCTGCTGACCTCGGTCACGGCGCCGACCGGGCCGATCCATGCCGTCTACCGCCCGTCGCTCTGCGTGGTGGTGCAGGGCGCCAAGACCAGCATGCTGGGCGAGCGCGCCTATCGCTATGACGCCGGCAAATGCCTGATCGCATCGATGGAGGTGCCGATCCGGGCCGAAATCACGCGCGCGACGCCGGACCGGCCTTACCTGGCCTTCAGCCTGGCCCTGGACCCCGCGACGATATCCGATCTGTTGCTGGAACTGGATGGAATCGACGACACCCCCGCCGGTGCGGCGCTGGCGGTGCATGGCTTCGGGCCGGAGCTTGCCGATCCGCTCTGCCGGTTGCTGGCCCTGTGCGACCGGCCACGCGATATCGCGATCCTGGCGCCGCTGATCCGGCGGGAGATCACCTGGCTGCTGCTGAACGGACCGATGGGGCCGGCGCTGCGCCAGATCGGCCTGGCGGGCAGCCATATGGCGCGGATCGGCCGGGCCATCGCCTGCATCCGCGAGAGCTTCGCGGATCAGCTGAACATACGCCAGCTTGCCGAGGTCGCCGGGATGAGCCCCGCGACCTTCCACCGCCACTTCAAGGGGGTCACGGCGATGACGCCGGTGCAGTACCAGAAGCAGCTTCGGCTGCAGGAAGCACGCCGCCTGCTGCTCTCCGACGACGCCGATGTCGCCCGGATCGGCTACGCCATCGGCTATGAGAGCCCGTCGCAGTTCAACAGGGAATATCGCCGCCTGTTCGGATCTCCCCCGGGCCGGGATGGGCAGGAGATCCGAAGGAGCCTCACTCCGCAGGTCGGGGGCTGA
- a CDS encoding single-stranded DNA-binding protein: MQNIVILAGTIRQAPETRTTRSGTDITRFKLVTARPRYSEGRVVRDEKGYRVEDAEWHRVVAYNGLGRTIQQYCESGTKVLVRGRIHYTKWQDAEGQDRYGCEIVAETVDFLSRAPQSETDDEDEGRFIDEDDIPS, from the coding sequence ATGCAGAACATCGTCATCCTCGCCGGCACCATCCGCCAGGCCCCCGAAACCCGCACCACCCGCAGCGGCACCGACATCACCCGCTTCAAGCTGGTCACCGCGCGCCCGCGCTATTCGGAAGGCCGGGTCGTCCGCGACGAGAAGGGCTATCGGGTCGAGGACGCGGAATGGCACCGCGTCGTCGCCTACAACGGCCTGGGCCGGACCATCCAGCAATATTGCGAATCCGGCACGAAGGTCCTGGTGCGCGGCCGCATCCACTACACGAAATGGCAGGATGCGGAAGGCCAGGACCGCTACGGCTGCGAGATCGTCGCCGAGACGGTGGATTTCCTGAGCCGGGCGCCGCAATCCGAGACCGACGACGAGGACGAGGGCCGGTTCATCGACGAAGACGACATCCCCTCCTGA
- a CDS encoding replication initiator protein A, which yields MSSPISARRICEGRQMELFRPVARDIAARDSRDLMSWPFFSLAKSRRVVPIDFHMGSISICVEATPEHGMATIWDADILIWAASQIIEARNHGLRTSRLMAATPYEILTFIRRDDSARSYLRLKAALDRLQSTTVATSIRQPAERRRHRFSWINEWKELLDERRRPLGIELILPDWFYAGVMDDALVLTIDRAYFDLKGGLERWLYRLVRRHGGRQPGGWSFDLRHLHLKSGSLSPFKRFAFEIRAIVQRQPLPGYRLSLGIGYDGLPRLCFQPAPANPFAAAPRAARR from the coding sequence GTGAGTTCTCCCATTTCCGCACGCCGCATCTGCGAGGGCCGGCAGATGGAACTGTTCCGGCCGGTCGCCCGCGATATCGCCGCGCGCGATTCCCGCGACCTGATGTCCTGGCCGTTCTTCTCGCTGGCCAAGTCCCGCCGCGTGGTGCCGATCGATTTCCACATGGGTTCGATCTCCATCTGCGTCGAGGCGACGCCGGAGCACGGCATGGCGACGATCTGGGATGCGGACATCCTGATCTGGGCCGCCAGCCAGATCATCGAGGCCCGCAACCACGGTTTGCGGACCTCCCGCCTGATGGCCGCGACGCCCTACGAGATCCTGACCTTCATCCGGCGCGATGATTCCGCCCGCAGCTATCTGCGGCTGAAGGCGGCACTCGATCGGTTGCAGTCGACGACGGTCGCCACCTCGATCCGCCAACCGGCGGAACGGCGGCGGCATCGGTTTTCCTGGATCAACGAATGGAAGGAACTGCTCGACGAGCGGCGCCGGCCACTCGGGATCGAACTGATCCTGCCCGACTGGTTCTACGCCGGGGTGATGGACGATGCGCTGGTCCTGACCATCGACCGGGCCTATTTCGACCTGAAGGGCGGGCTTGAGCGCTGGCTCTACCGGCTGGTGCGCCGCCACGGTGGCCGGCAGCCCGGCGGCTGGAGTTTCGATCTCCGGCACCTGCACCTGAAATCCGGCAGCCTCTCGCCCTTCAAGCGCTTCGCCTTCGAGATCCGGGCCATCGTCCAAAGACAGCCGCTGCCCGGTTATCGCCTGTCTCTCGGTATCGGTTACGACGGGCTGCCGCGGCTGTGTTTCCAACCCGCCCCCGCCAATCCCTTCGCCGCCGCGCCTCGCGCTGCGCGTCGGTGA
- a CDS encoding transcriptional regulator domain-containing protein: MPSTTDWRSPGYDDRFRTLDRARMTFQFLRRNRRYRAEYSRIRQHIGPNGTAGDSAREEIARMARRWGLMFPGQSGPSGIGRPAALAS; the protein is encoded by the coding sequence ATGCCGTCTACCACCGATTGGAGGTCTCCGGGCTATGACGACCGGTTCCGGACGCTCGACCGTGCCCGGATGACCTTCCAGTTCCTGCGCCGCAACCGCCGCTATCGGGCGGAATATTCCAGGATACGCCAGCATATCGGGCCGAACGGAACCGCCGGCGACAGTGCAAGAGAGGAGATCGCCCGGATGGCCCGCCGCTGGGGGCTGATGTTTCCCGGTCAATCCGGCCCTTCCGGCATCGGACGCCCGGCCGCTCTGGCGTCCTGA
- a CDS encoding IS5-like element ISPak1 family transposase (programmed frameshift) encodes MSNLFWLTDAQMARLQPFFPKSHGKPRVDDRRVLSGIIFINRNGLRWCDAPKEYGPPKTLYNRWKRWGEKGVFARMMEGLASEAAVPKTVMIDATYLKAHRTASSLRAKKGGPGDQRGRLIGRTKGGMNTKLHAVTDADGRPIRFFMTAGQVSDYSGAAALLGSLPAAEWLLGDRGYDADWFRDALKDKGIKPCIPGRKSRGKPVKYDKRRYKRRNRIEIMFGRLKDWRRVATRYDRCPKVFLSAIALAATVMFWL; translated from the exons ATGAGCAACCTTTTCTGGCTGACGGATGCGCAGATGGCCCGCCTTCAGCCGTTTTTCCCGAAGAGCCACGGCAAGCCGCGCGTCGATGACCGGCGTGTTCTCAGCGGCATTATCTTCATCAATCGCAATGGCTTGCGGTGGTGCGATGCGCCCAAGGAGTATGGTCCACCGAAGACCCTCTATAATCGTTGGAAGCGCTGGGGCGAGAAAGGCGTCTTCGCCCGGATGATGGAAGGCCTGGCCTCCGAGGCGGCCGTTCCGAAGACGGTGATGATAGACGCGACCTATCTGAAGGCGCATCGCACGGCCTCCAGCCTGCGGGCGAAAAAAGGGGGCC CCGGCGACCAGAGGGGCCGCCTGATCGGCCGCACCAAAGGCGGCATGAACACCAAACTGCACGCCGTCACCGACGCTGATGGGCGGCCGATCCGGTTCTTCATGACTGCAGGTCAGGTGAGCGACTACAGCGGTGCTGCGGCCCTGTTGGGCAGCTTGCCGGCGGCAGAATGGCTGCTGGGCGACCGTGGCTATGATGCCGATTGGTTCAGAGATGCGTTGAAAGACAAGGGGATTAAGCCCTGCATACCGGGACGGAAGTCCCGTGGAAAACCCGTCAAGTATGACAAGCGCCGCTACAAACGCCGCAACCGGATCGAGATCATGTTCGGGCGGCTGAAGGACTGGCGACGGGTCGCAACCCGTTACGACAGATGCCCGAAGGTCTTCCTCTCAGCCATCGCCCTCGCCGCAACCGTCATGTTCTGGCTATGA
- a CDS encoding YecA/YgfB family protein has protein sequence MGRSDRDLDHLHELLWALPQENHPMSLSELDGYVTGILSCPDLIPPSEWLLHVWGETGDARFPDLATAEATISAVMAHYNAIASEIARSPWLEPIYEVDPNSDETLWEPWVDGFTRGLRLRPEAWQAVLEQADEETRSALIFLMALQDINEGTSTFTNEEIDEIDLDAADLIPNCVAAILLVSRPGVVLEPGNLPHAPTRIKRPGRNDPCPCGSGRKYKQCCGKS, from the coding sequence ATGGGCAGATCGGATCGGGACCTCGATCACCTTCACGAACTCCTGTGGGCCCTGCCCCAGGAAAACCATCCGATGAGCCTAAGCGAGCTCGACGGCTATGTGACCGGCATCCTGTCATGTCCCGATCTCATCCCGCCCTCCGAATGGCTCCTCCATGTCTGGGGAGAAACCGGCGATGCCCGGTTCCCCGACCTGGCAACGGCAGAAGCGACGATCTCGGCGGTGATGGCGCATTACAATGCCATTGCCTCGGAGATCGCGCGAAGCCCATGGCTCGAACCGATCTACGAGGTGGACCCGAACAGCGACGAAACGCTCTGGGAACCCTGGGTGGATGGCTTCACCCGCGGTTTGCGCCTGCGTCCAGAGGCCTGGCAGGCGGTACTCGAGCAGGCCGATGAGGAAACGCGCTCGGCCCTGATCTTCCTCATGGCCCTGCAGGACATCAACGAAGGGACCAGCACCTTCACCAACGAGGAAATCGACGAGATCGATCTGGATGCCGCCGATCTGATCCCCAATTGCGTCGCGGCGATCCTGCTCGTCTCGCGTCCGGGGGTCGTCCTCGAACCGGGCAACCTCCCTCACGCCCCAACCCGCATCAAACGTCCGGGCCGGAACGATCCCTGCCCCTGCGGCTCGGGACGCAAATACAAGCAATGCTGCGGCAAGAGTTGA
- a CDS encoding helix-turn-helix transcriptional regulator, with the protein MQNEPDSDWPRFVRTEEAARLLDLSPRTLEKHRCGGTGPVYRKLGGRVVYTIADLRAWIEGAARQSTSEMAKIARKPDRPLTEARRAGR; encoded by the coding sequence ATGCAGAACGAACCCGATTCCGACTGGCCGCGCTTCGTGCGCACCGAAGAAGCCGCCCGGCTTCTCGACCTGTCGCCGCGTACGCTGGAAAAGCACCGTTGCGGCGGCACCGGCCCGGTCTACCGCAAGCTCGGCGGTCGTGTCGTCTACACGATTGCCGACCTGCGCGCCTGGATCGAGGGCGCTGCGCGCCAGTCCACCTCGGAAATGGCGAAGATCGCCCGCAAGCCCGACCGGCCGCTGACCGAGGCGAGGAGGGCGGGGCGGTGA
- a CDS encoding toll/interleukin-1 receptor domain-containing protein: MSYVFLSHSHPDKPFARKLAADLRANGHSVWIDEAETNIGDSLIEKIRNGLDQVDYVCALLSQASIQSPWVQRELDIASNREIDERRVVVLPLLLEDVDLPGFLRGKLYGNFRDSDSYDISVTALLRALGPVVVPPQPSSEELRALKEELASAQAASPLIRLQRLELRLRPYVQSLINCENPFTLQMQNFLLMRQSTILMRLRPQVVL; encoded by the coding sequence ATGTCCTACGTTTTCCTCAGCCACTCCCATCCCGACAAACCGTTCGCCAGAAAGCTGGCTGCGGATTTACGGGCAAATGGACACTCTGTTTGGATTGATGAAGCTGAGACAAATATAGGCGATTCCCTTATTGAAAAAATAAGAAATGGACTCGATCAAGTGGATTATGTTTGTGCCCTCTTGTCACAAGCATCTATCCAGAGTCCTTGGGTGCAGCGAGAGCTCGACATTGCGTCCAACAGAGAAATCGATGAGCGGAGGGTGGTTGTATTGCCACTGCTTCTCGAAGACGTAGATCTTCCTGGTTTTCTCCGGGGGAAATTATATGGGAATTTTCGTGATTCGGATAGTTATGATATTTCAGTGACTGCGCTGCTTCGGGCTCTTGGTCCAGTAGTTGTTCCACCCCAACCTTCTTCGGAAGAATTGCGAGCGCTGAAGGAAGAACTAGCGTCTGCCCAGGCTGCATCGCCGCTCATCAGGTTGCAGCGGCTCGAGCTGAGGTTGCGGCCCTACGTACAAAGTCTGATCAATTGCGAGAATCCATTCACACTGCAAATGCAAAATTTCCTGCTCATGCGCCAATCAACAATACTTATGCGTTTGAGGCCGCAGGTAGTCCTATAA
- a CDS encoding DUF2840 domain-containing protein encodes MSVRHPEQPRPDPGSTTFVDLIWQEKQVEYWLRFGRFCHDHRLNRQRRTVGFAPGNVFAVVRWAGNDYGTVVSRLDILRAVAPGEAFQTLPFVKPGAEILLRVSGWPKVERMLQAVDAVEVLGIDAHAVSPEHWRHVHNRITAGEPFRTYTRAQHAAWLKRRRVGG; translated from the coding sequence ATGAGTGTTCGTCACCCTGAGCAGCCGAGGCCAGATCCTGGCTCGACCACCTTTGTCGACCTGATCTGGCAGGAGAAGCAGGTCGAGTACTGGCTGCGTTTCGGACGGTTCTGCCACGACCACCGGCTCAACCGCCAGCGCCGGACCGTGGGCTTTGCCCCCGGAAATGTCTTCGCCGTCGTGCGCTGGGCGGGCAACGATTACGGCACCGTGGTGTCGCGCCTCGACATCCTGCGCGCCGTCGCGCCGGGCGAGGCCTTCCAGACCCTGCCCTTCGTCAAGCCAGGGGCGGAGATCCTGCTGCGGGTCAGCGGCTGGCCGAAGGTCGAGCGCATGCTGCAGGCGGTGGATGCCGTCGAGGTGCTGGGCATCGACGCTCACGCGGTCTCGCCGGAGCATTGGCGGCACGTCCACAACCGCATCACGGCGGGAGAGCCGTTCCGGACCTACACCAGGGCCCAGCATGCCGCTTGGCTGAAGCGCCGGAGGGTGGGCGGATGA
- a CDS encoding SH3 domain-containing protein translates to MRTHLAALLALMVAAGCAVGSGAVVKGVGPGDLLKLREGPGLEHNIIIGLPDGTRLTRQNCVTNNGKVWCRVFLTDRPAISGYVSADYLAHR, encoded by the coding sequence ATGCGAACTCATCTTGCTGCTCTTCTCGCTCTCATGGTCGCCGCCGGATGCGCGGTCGGTTCCGGTGCAGTGGTCAAGGGCGTCGGGCCAGGCGATCTGCTGAAGCTTCGCGAGGGTCCAGGTCTCGAGCATAACATCATCATCGGCTTGCCCGACGGAACGCGCCTTACCCGCCAGAACTGCGTCACGAATAACGGCAAGGTCTGGTGCAGAGTCTTCCTCACCGACCGGCCTGCCATCTCGGGTTACGTTTCAGCGGACTACCTGGCGCATCGCTGA
- a CDS encoding DNA -binding domain-containing protein: MAADAFEEIPPQSERLTGYDEAHLTTYLRLLDAEEEGADWREVARIVFGLDVDADPGRAKRIHDSHLARARWMTEAGYRQLLKPHMR, translated from the coding sequence ATGGCGGCTGACGCCTTCGAGGAGATCCCGCCGCAGTCGGAACGGCTGACCGGCTACGACGAGGCCCATCTGACCACCTATCTGCGACTGCTTGACGCAGAGGAGGAGGGAGCGGACTGGCGCGAGGTGGCCCGGATCGTCTTCGGCCTCGATGTGGACGCCGATCCCGGCAGGGCGAAACGCATCCATGACAGCCATCTGGCCCGCGCGCGCTGGATGACCGAGGCCGGCTACCGTCAGCTTCTGAAACCGCACATGCGTTAG
- a CDS encoding DUF2200 domain-containing protein yields the protein MTRHRIFTTSFASVHPHYVAKAKKKGRTRAEVDEIICWLTGYGSEELAARLADRTDFETFFAEAPHMNPARSLIKGRVCGVRVEEIEDPLMREIRYLDKLIDELAKGKPMEKILRKG from the coding sequence ATGACTAGGCACAGGATCTTCACCACCAGCTTCGCCAGTGTCCATCCGCATTACGTGGCCAAGGCGAAGAAGAAGGGCCGGACCAGAGCCGAGGTCGACGAGATCATCTGCTGGCTGACCGGCTACGGCTCCGAAGAACTGGCGGCCCGGCTGGCTGACCGGACGGATTTCGAGACCTTCTTCGCCGAGGCCCCGCACATGAACCCGGCGCGTTCCCTGATCAAAGGCAGGGTCTGCGGCGTCCGGGTCGAGGAGATCGAGGATCCGCTCATGCGGGAGATCCGCTATCTGGACAAGCTGATCGACGAACTGGCCAAGGGCAAGCCGATGGAGAAGATCCTGCGGAAAGGGTGA
- a CDS encoding helix-turn-helix domain-containing protein, with amino-acid sequence MSLRERVARNLRRLRQEKSLSQEELADRADINRNYVGMLEREENAATVDMLEKLAAVLEVDPVELLRRDRT; translated from the coding sequence ATGAGCTTACGGGAGCGAGTTGCCAGGAATCTGCGCCGGCTGAGACAGGAGAAATCCCTGTCGCAGGAGGAGCTTGCCGATCGTGCGGACATCAACCGGAACTATGTCGGCATGCTGGAGCGCGAGGAGAACGCCGCGACCGTCGACATGCTGGAAAAGCTCGCCGCGGTGCTGGAGGTCGATCCGGTGGAACTGCTGCGCCGCGACAGGACGTGA